One segment of Desmodus rotundus isolate HL8 chromosome 6, HLdesRot8A.1, whole genome shotgun sequence DNA contains the following:
- the MAFB gene encoding transcription factor MafB codes for MAAELSMGPELPTSPLAMEYVNDFDLLKFDVKKEPLGRPERPGRPCTRLQPAGSVSSTPLSTPCSSVPSSPSFSPTEQKTHLEDLYWMASNYQQMNPEALNLTPEDAVEALIGSHPVPQPLQSFDGFRGAHHHHHHHHPHPHHAYSGAGVTHEELGPHAHPHHHHHHQASPPPSNAASPTQQMPTSHPGPGPHAAAAATAAGGSGSVEDRFSDDQLVSMSVRELNRHLRGFTKDEVIRLKQKRRTLKNRGYAQSCRYKRVQQKHHLENEKTQLIQQVEQLKQEVSRLARERDAYKVKCEKLANSGFREAGSTSDSPSSPEFFL; via the coding sequence ATGGCCGCGGAGCTGAGCATGGGGCCTGAGCTGCCCACCAGCCCGCTGGCCATGGAGTACGTCAACGACTTTGACCTGCTCAAGTTCGACGTAAAGAAGGAGCCCCTGGGGCGCCCGGAGCGTCCCGGCCGGCCCTGCACGCGCCTGCAGCCAGCCGGCTCCGTGTCGTCCACACCGCTCAGCACGCCGTGTAGCTCGGTGCCCTCGTCGCCCAGCTTCAGCCCGACTGAACAGAAGACCCACCTGGAGGACCTGTACTGGATGGCGAGCAACTACCAGCAGATGAACCCCGAGGCGCTCAACCTGACGCCTGAGGACGCGGTGGAGGCGCTCATTGGATCGCACCCAGTGCCACAGCCGCTGCAGAGCTTCGACGGCTTCCGCGGTGcgcaccaccaccatcaccaccaccacccacacccGCACCATGCATACTCGGGCGCCGGCGTGACCCACGAAGAACTGGGTCCGCACGCGCACCcgcaccatcaccaccatcaccaagcGTCGCCGCCGCCGTCCAACGCGGCTAGCCCCACGCAGCAGATGCCCACCAGCCACCCCGGGCCTGGGCCGCACGCGGCTGCAGCGGCGACGGCGGCTGGCGGTAGCGGCAGCGTGGAGGACCGCTTCTCCGACGACCAGCTCGTGTCCATGTCCGTGCGCGAGCTGAACCGCCACCTGCGGGGCTTCACCAAGGACGAGGTGATCCGCCTGAAGCAGAAGCGGCGGACCCTGAAGAACCGGGGCTACGCCCAGTCGTGCAGGTATAAACGCGTTCAGCAGAAACACCACCTGGAGAATGAGAAGACGCAGCTCATTCAGCAGGTGGAGCAGCTTAAGCAGGAGGTGTCCCGGCTGGCCCGCGAAAGAGACGCCTACAAGGTCAAGTGCGAGAAACTCGCCAACTCCGGCTTCAGGGAGGCGGGCTCCACCAGCGACAGCCCCTCCTCTCCCGAGTTCTTTCTGTGA